In Anopheles gambiae chromosome 2, idAnoGambNW_F1_1, whole genome shotgun sequence, a single window of DNA contains:
- the LOC1276223 gene encoding ubiquitin carboxyl-terminal hydrolase isozyme L5: MADSAGEWCLIESDPGVFTELIKEFGVDGVQVEELWSLDENSFKDLEPVHGLVFLFKWVKDDEPAGSIVQDSRLEKIFFAKQVINNACATQAILSILLNATHPDIKLGSTLTDFKEFACTFDAYNKGLALSNASQIRTVHNSFARQTLFELDNKSSGKEDVFHFVGYVPVDGRLYELDGLKEGPIDHGAVGPGQDWLQVVRPIIEKRMLKYSKGEIHFNLMAIVSDRQLIYQQQIDQLLQGDESEMETDAKQDKINHLRVLIEDEAAKRKQYRTENVRRKHNYLPFIVELLKALAENGQLMPLYEKAKQRALEREAAKSKQS; encoded by the exons ATGGCAGACAGTGCGGGAGAATGGTGCCTGATCGAGAGTGATCCCGGCGTATTCACAGAGCTTATCAAAGAGTTCG GCGTGGACGGTGTTCAGGTGGAAGAGCTGTGGAGTTTGGATGAGAACAGTTTCAAGGATCTCGA ACCAGTGCACGGGCTGGTGTTTCTCTTCAAGTGGGTAAAGGACGATGAACCGGCCGGATCGATCGTGCAGGACAGCCGGCTGGAGAAGATCTTCTTCGCGAAGCAGGTCATCAACAACGCGTGCGCTACACAGGCCATCCTGAGCATTCTGCTGAACGCAACCCATCCGGACATTAAGCTCGGTAGCACGCTGACAGATTTTAAGGAGTTTGCCTGCACCTTCGACGCGTACAACAAGGGCCTGGCGCTGAGCAATGCCAGCCAGATCCGCACGGTGCACAACTCGTTCGCCCGGCAAACGCTGTTCGAGCTGGACAACAAGAGCTCGGGCAAGGAGGACGTGTTCCACTTCGTCGGGTACGTGCCGGTGGACGGTCGGCTGTACGAGCTGGACGGGCTGAAGGAGGGTCCGATCGACCACGGTGCGGTCGGGCCGGGACAGGATTGGCTGCAGGTGGTGCGACCCATCATCGAGAAGCGAATGCTGAAGTACAGCAAGGGCGAGATCCATTTCAACCTGATGGCCATCGTGTCGGACCGGCAGCTGATCTACCAGCAGCAGATCGATCAGCTGCTGCAGGGCGACGAGTCCGAGATGGAGACGGACGCGAAGCAGGACAAGATCAATCATCTGCGCGTGCTGATCGAGGACGAGGCGGCGAAACGGAAGCAATACAGGACGGAAAACGTTCGCCGCAAGCACAACTATCTGCCGTTCATCGTGGAGCTGCTGAAGGCGCTGGCCGAGAACGGGCAGCTGATGCCGCTGTACGAGAAGGCGAAGCAGCGGGCACTGGAGCGGGAGGCGGCCAAATCGAAGCAATCATAA
- the LOC1276222 gene encoding biogenesis of lysosome-related organelles complex 1 subunit 4, producing MAEELAQDYSGYFKASNLDQELKPISVGIDRMMLRLEEFENLLELVKAESSVALTQNVPQLLALRPELDVLCDRIDKLEQFVGMVGRNLDAVEKQVQIAEEELDIPDKTINVLLKSLNIFGKPKPSERLTNRNANGLYEPVAVFKTEQYFRPNGPEQKPMAEKEGSKEEPVSSGEDCDTGTPEK from the exons ATGGCCGAAGAACTGGCCCAGGATTACTCCGGCTACTTTAAAGCTTCCAATCTGGATCAGGAG CTTAAGCCAATCTCTGTCGGCATCGACCGGATGATGCTGCGGCTGGAGGAGTTTGAAAATCTGCTCGAGCTGGTAAAGGCCGAATCGAGCGTGGCGCTCACGCAGAACGTGCCGCAGCTGTTGGCCCTCCGGCCAGAGCTGGACGTGCTGTGCGATCGGATCGACAAGCTCGAGCAGTTCGTCGGAATGGTCGGTCGGAACCTGGACGCGGTCGAGAAGCAGGTGCAGATCGCGGAGGAAGAGCTAGACATTCCGGACAAAACGATCAACGTGCTGCTCAAGTCGCTCAACATTTTCGGCAAACCGAAGCCCTCCGAACGGTTGACGAACCGGAATGCGAACGGACTGTACGAACCGGTCGCCGTGTTTAAGACGGAACAGTACTTTCGACCAAACGGGCCGGAACAGAAGCCGATGgcggaaaaggagggaagcaAAGAGGAACCGGTATCCTCCGGTGAAGACTGTGATACTGGTACGCCggaaaagtga
- the LOC1276220 gene encoding translin, with the protein MQNNVKNIFDSFNDYLVKEQELRTEIRDIVRDIDQAAKEAAIALQVIHSSIADVSAACAKARTFFDTCREGYAKLAALIPAGQYYRYHDHWHYMTQRIVFLIALTIYLEKGFLVTRDTAADILGLSVSQQQGFHLDIEDYLVGILQLASELSRYAVNSVILGDYEKPLTISKFVADLNSGFRLLNLKNDSLRKRFDALKYDVKKIEEIVYDISIRGLRTEATGAAAAVGGGTTAAEAPSAPIAEPAAAEEKQA; encoded by the exons ATGCAGAACAACGTAAAGAACATATTCGACAGCTTCAACGATTATCTCGTGAAGGAGCAGGAGCTGCGTACG GAAATACGTGACATCGTCCGGGACATAGATCAGGCAGCGAAGGAAGCGGCCATCGCGCTGCAAGTCATCCACAGCAGCATCGCCGACGTGTCGGCGGCCTGCGCGAAGGCGCGCACCTTCTTCGATACCTGTCGCGAAGGGTACGCAAAGCTGGCCGCACTCATCCCAGCCGGACAGTACTACCGGTACCATGACCACTGGCACTACATGACGCAGCGCATTGTGTTTCTGATCGCCCTGACGATTTATCTCGAGAAAGGATTCCTCGTCACGCGCGATACGGCGGCAGACATTTTGGGCT TGTCCGTCAGTCAGCAGCAAGGATTCCATCTGGACATCGAAGACTATCTGGTTGGCATTTTGCAGCTCGCCTCGGAGTTG AGCCGCTATGCCGTCAACTCGGTTATACTGGGTGACTACGAAAAGCCGCTGACGATTTCCAAGTTTGTCGCCGATCTCAACTCGGGCTTCCGGCTGCTGAATCTCAAGAACGATTCGCTGCGCAAACGCTTCGACGCACTGAAGTACGATGTGAAGAAGATAGAGGAAATCGTGTACGACATCAGCATACGGGGTTTGCGGACCGAAGcgactggtgctgctgctgctgttggtggtggtaccacagcagcagaagcaccaTCCGCTCCCATAGCCGAACCAGCGGCAGCGGAGGAAAAACAAGCTTAA
- the LOC1276221 gene encoding solute carrier family 35 member C2, protein MVNIKYERVKQTTDQEGAGGGLEEEIELETNRRSDHGQYHQSNNSLHASYGHHNQYIVTTTAGGSKSYADGGGGDTRKKHAFTNRIVVTLVLIVCYFSLSIGLTFYQRHLLQHFKLPLFVVLYHLVIKLLLAAAVRAVLRCVTRKPRILLDWRTSVRKILPTGLASGIDISFSNWGLELVKISLYTMTKSTTIVFILIFAILLKLEKKSWSLGAIVVMISGGLFMFTYKSTQFDALGFSFLLFASLSSGIRWTFAQLIMQKSKLGLHNPIDMIFHMQPWMILSVLPFTIGFEGRKLLEGYDLVQQLPSAVVVDMWAKISIGAFIAFAMEVSEFMVLTNTSSLTLSVAGIFKEICQLILAVELNDEHLSTVNVLGLVMCLGGICCHVVHKFLTYRDETTKSALSSLDKSTGGYLEDHDDEDDDMRPSAGGLVGKNGSLKFGNGGTGGSVGGGGGGGGSAAGVRFKGGQYRPLLVNEARDADDSDHLVVENRNYLSDDSEQEENGTQDVLFDILKRRER, encoded by the exons ATGGTCAACATCAAGTATGAACGAGTGAAGCAAACGACGGATCAGGAAGGAGCCGGTGGCGGGCTGGAGGAAGAAATAGAGCTCGAAACCAACAGACGATCGGACCACGGTCAGTACCACCAAAGCAACAACAGTCTGCACGCCAGCTATGGCCACCACAACCAGTACATCGTCACCACGACCGCCGGGGGCAGTAAAAGTTACGCGGACGGTGGCGGGGGCGATACGCGCAAGAAGCACGCCTTCACGAACCGGATCGTCGTAACGCTCGTGCTGATCGTTTGCTACTTTTCCCTCTCGATCGGGCTCACCTTTTACCAGCGGCATCTGCTGCAGCACTTTAAGCTACCGCTGTTCGTGGTACTGTACCATCTGGTAAtcaagctgctgctggcggcggCCGTGCGCGCCGTGCTGCGTTGTGTGACGCGCAAACCGCGCATCCTGCTCGACTGGCGGACGTCGGTGCGCAAGATACTGCCCACCGGGTTGGCCAGCGGGATCGATATTAGCTTCTCGAACTGGGGTCTCGAGCTGGTCAAAATATCACT GTACACAATGACCAAATCCACAACGATCGTCTTCATATTGATATTTGCCATACTGCTGAAGTTGGAGAAGAAG AGCTGGTCGCTTGGGGCCATTGTCGTCATGATCTCCGGCGGACTGTTCATGTTCACCTACAAATCGACCCAGTTCGATGCGCTCGGCTTTTCCTTCCTGCTGTTTGCCTCCCTTTCGAGTGGCATCCGTTGGACGTTTGCGCAGCTGATCATGCAAAAGTCGAAGCTCGGTCTGCACAACCCGATCGATATGATATTCCACATGCAGCCATGGATGATACTGTCCGTACTGCCGTTTACCATCGGATTTGAAG GACGAAAGCTTCTCGAAGGTTACGACCTGGTGCAGCAGCTACCGTCGGCCGTTGTGGTCGATATGTGGGCGAAAATTTCCATCGGAGCGTTCATAGCGTTCGCGATGGAGGTGAGCGAGTTTATGGTCCTCACCAACACCTCTAGTCTGACCCTGTCCGTTGCGGGCATATTTAAG GAAATTTGCCAACTGATACTCGCGGTGGAGTTGAACGACGAACATCTCAGCACGGTCAATGTACTCGGGCTGGTCATGTGTCTGGGCGGTATCTGCTGCCACGTGGTGCATAAATTCCTAACCTACCGGGATGAAACGACCAAATCGGCGCTCTCCTCGCTAGACAAATCCACCGGTGGCTACCTCGAGgaccacgacgacgaggacgacgacatGCGCCCATCCGCTGGTGGATTGGTAGGCAAAAACGGTAGCCTCAAGTTCGGCAATGGTGGCACCGGGGgcagtgttggtggtggtggtggtggtggtggtagtgcagCTGGAGTACGGTTCAAGGGTGGTCAGTACCGACCGCTGCTGGTGAACGAGGCACGCGACGCGGACGACTCGGACCATCTGGTGGTGGAGAACCGGAACTACCTGTCGGACGACAGCGAGCAGGAGGAGAACGGTACGCAGGACGTGCTGTTCGACATACTTAAGCGCCGCGAGCGATAG